A window of the Sporosarcina sp. FSL K6-2383 genome harbors these coding sequences:
- a CDS encoding M28 family peptidase encodes MHHKKWLLLCLFVVAVLITACSPKMQVVDGPEPMEHLNHFVSQLDVEKVYTTAEELSKEPRVAGTETEKQAATFLTEQLEGYGYDVEMQPFTFERYIMPERINLQLDDYDDSFSPAPFQYSISGTVTGQLIDAGHGLEQDYKNLDVEGKIVVVTVESTYFYDLVLHASKAGAVGILIHFPEDYSIENWTLAKHSEDYIPALALSHEDYLKLSKTMDKEATVTIEGSRVEQAKSQNITVTKQPITKEDTPTDIVIIGAHYDSVDQAPGASDNASGTAVVLELARIFKDVTTTKELRLLFFGAEEEGLYGSKKYVSAMTEDEIKRSVAMFNLDMVGSAHAGELSIQTVDGMDNTATILASKAYEELNRETIWTDFGDRSDHTPFHEAGIDAALFIYYPLEDTYHLPGDTIDTLSKERLLHVAKIVATSALELTIATDKEK; translated from the coding sequence GTGCATCACAAAAAATGGCTATTGCTATGCCTATTCGTCGTTGCTGTACTTATAACGGCTTGTTCTCCTAAAATGCAAGTTGTGGACGGCCCTGAACCGATGGAACACCTAAATCATTTCGTCAGTCAGCTAGATGTTGAAAAAGTATATACAACTGCTGAAGAACTTTCAAAAGAACCGCGTGTCGCGGGAACTGAAACTGAAAAGCAAGCGGCGACTTTTTTAACGGAACAATTGGAAGGTTATGGATATGACGTTGAGATGCAACCTTTTACTTTCGAGCGCTATATCATGCCTGAGAGAATCAATTTACAGCTAGACGATTACGACGATAGCTTCTCACCTGCCCCATTCCAATACTCCATTTCAGGAACTGTTACTGGACAGTTAATAGACGCAGGGCATGGGTTGGAACAAGATTATAAAAATCTGGATGTGGAAGGTAAAATTGTCGTTGTCACTGTCGAGAGCACGTATTTCTATGATCTTGTGTTACATGCATCCAAAGCAGGTGCTGTGGGAATTTTAATTCATTTCCCTGAAGATTATTCGATTGAGAACTGGACACTTGCAAAGCATTCTGAAGACTATATCCCTGCACTCGCCCTCTCCCACGAAGATTATTTGAAATTGTCTAAAACAATGGACAAAGAGGCGACTGTCACAATAGAGGGTTCTCGTGTGGAACAAGCTAAATCACAAAATATTACAGTCACGAAACAACCGATAACTAAGGAGGATACTCCCACTGATATTGTCATCATTGGAGCACATTACGATTCAGTCGATCAAGCTCCAGGTGCAAGTGATAATGCCAGTGGAACAGCCGTTGTACTCGAATTGGCACGTATATTTAAGGACGTCACAACAACGAAAGAGCTTCGACTCCTATTTTTCGGTGCCGAAGAAGAAGGCTTATACGGTTCTAAAAAATACGTCAGTGCTATGACGGAGGATGAAATCAAACGCTCCGTTGCGATGTTCAACTTAGATATGGTCGGTAGCGCCCATGCCGGCGAGCTATCCATTCAGACAGTCGATGGGATGGACAATACTGCAACTATCCTTGCCAGTAAAGCGTATGAGGAGTTAAACAGGGAAACAATTTGGACTGATTTTGGTGATAGAAGTGATCATACCCCATTCCATGAAGCCGGAATTGACGCAGCATTGTTTATTTATTATCCACTGGAGGATACTTACCATTTACCTGGTGATACAATAGATACATTAAGTAAGGAGCGCCTACTACATGTTGCTAAAATCGTTGCAACCTCGGCGTTAGAATTAACGATAGCTACTGACAAAGAAAAATAA
- a CDS encoding YaiI/YqxD family protein — MATILIDADACPVVNETIRIAGHFGFRCVLICDTAHEMHREGAETIIVSKGADAVDFVLVNRVQKDDIVVTQDYGLAAMVLAKKGHPIDQNGRLYTNDNIDQLLYARHTAQKVRMAGGRLRGPKKRSKESDLKFEESLKQLCTQLTK; from the coding sequence ATGGCGACAATTCTTATTGATGCAGACGCTTGTCCAGTGGTCAATGAAACAATCCGAATCGCTGGACATTTCGGGTTTCGTTGTGTCCTCATTTGCGATACAGCACACGAAATGCATCGTGAAGGTGCAGAAACGATTATCGTTTCAAAAGGGGCGGATGCAGTCGATTTTGTGCTTGTCAATCGTGTGCAGAAAGATGATATCGTCGTGACGCAGGATTACGGTTTAGCGGCGATGGTTCTTGCCAAAAAAGGACATCCGATTGATCAAAATGGACGATTGTATACCAATGATAATATCGATCAGTTACTATATGCGCGTCATACTGCACAAAAAGTGAGAATGGCCGGTGGACGATTACGTGGTCCCAAAAAACGTTCTAAAGAAAGTGATTTGAAGTTTGAAGAAAGTTTAAAACAGTTATGTACACAACTCACAAAATAG